One Anas platyrhynchos isolate ZD024472 breed Pekin duck chromosome 2, IASCAAS_PekinDuck_T2T, whole genome shotgun sequence DNA segment encodes these proteins:
- the LOC106018394 gene encoding uncharacterized protein encodes MVSQFHVENKQPLSENRRFKSFQTSPVPPGTEMGQKDLVGSTSAKLRKELEWQVEEISEFYEYKLHRHQQVPCLEDIRHLKVCLQKLMKRIEEKERDIIKEKREILEERELVIQQDNILKDMKIKISHLEEQLKNSELIGLKLSKQLQNQIEVLGAGSSQQEEKVDNCTSSPTQKTSMVKETQKSMTGYLKKISSCLRNSLWWIGRLLLHSGCSFIVLLLFYKYLSDFTWICCLLKNISQQYFKTCAWPH; translated from the exons ATGGTTTCTCAATTTCatgtggaaaacaaacagcCCCTCAGTGAAAACAGACGTTTCAAGAG TTTTCAGACATCACCTGTGCCTCCAGGGACTGAGATGGGACAGAAGGATCTTGTGGGCTCTACTTCTGCAAAGCTCAGGAAAGAACTGGAGTGGCAGGTGGAGGAG atttctgaatTCTATGAATATAAACTTCATAGGCATCAGCAGGTTCCTTGTTTGGAGGACATAAGACATTTGAAG GTATGTTTGCAGAAGCTGATGAAAAGgatagaagaaaaggaaagggacaTTATAAAG gaaaaaagggaaatattgGAAGAAAGAGAACTAGTCATACAACAGGACAACATCTTAAAG GACATGAAGATAAAAATAAGCCACTTAGAAGAGCAGCTCAAGAACTCCGAACTAATTGGGTT AAAACTTTCAAAGCAATTGCAGAATCAAATAGAAGTCTTGGGAGCAGGAAGCAG CCAACAAGAAGAGAAGGTGGACAACTGCACAAGCTCTCCCACTCAGAAGACATCCATGGTGAAAGAG ACCCAGAAATCAATGACTGGCTacctaaaaaaaatatcttcatgtCTTAG GAACAGTTTGTGGTGGATTGGCAGGCTCTTGCTACATTCTGGCTGCTCTTTTATagtactgcttttattttacaaatacttATCTGATTTTACCTGGATATGTTGTCTACTGAAGAACATCTCCCAGCAGTACTTCAAAACTTGTGCATGGCCACATTAA